The Candidatus Izemoplasma sp. genome has a window encoding:
- a CDS encoding Na+/H+ antiporter subunit E, with protein MKYVATFLVLFVIYILLAGWVIEELILGAMIALILTVIIARYVDYKIDYLLPYRLAVFIFLYIPVFVWHLILSNLNVAKRVLSVHIPLNPGFVKVKTDLTGDFAKLILANSITLTPGTLSVDVKDDTLYIHTIDVQGSSIEENTQHISATFERILRVVFK; from the coding sequence ATGAAATATGTAGCTACATTTTTGGTCCTTTTTGTGATTTACATTTTGTTAGCTGGTTGGGTAATAGAAGAACTCATCTTAGGCGCAATGATTGCACTAATTCTCACAGTGATTATTGCTCGGTATGTGGATTACAAAATTGACTACCTATTGCCATATCGTCTCGCAGTGTTTATATTTTTATATATCCCTGTATTCGTTTGGCATTTAATCCTATCAAACCTAAATGTTGCGAAGCGTGTATTAAGTGTCCATATTCCATTAAATCCCGGTTTTGTAAAAGTGAAAACCGATTTAACAGGAGACTTTGCCAAGTTGATTTTAGCAAACTCAATTACATTAACACCTGGTACTCTTAGTGTTGATGTGAAGGATGACACATTGTATATTCATACAATTGATGTACAAGGGTCATCTATCGAAGAGAACACGCAACACATAAGTGCGACATTTGAACGCATTTTAAGGGTGGTGTTCAAATGA
- a CDS encoding cation:proton antiporter yields MITMIVFGLIGLGILFAVIRLLKGPTAADRVLSLDTFNVIVIGVIALFAHYYDNALYLDIAIVYGILAFLETIVFARYLEGHYGNR; encoded by the coding sequence ATGATAACGATGATTGTATTTGGCCTTATTGGCCTTGGCATATTGTTTGCGGTGATAAGATTATTAAAAGGTCCAACAGCCGCTGATCGCGTTTTATCACTGGACACATTTAATGTGATTGTAATCGGAGTAATCGCGTTATTTGCACATTATTATGACAATGCTTTATATCTTGATATTGCAATTGTTTACGGTATATTGGCATTCTTAGAAACAATCGTGTTTGCACGATATTTGGAGGGTCATTATGGTAATCGTTAG
- the mbhE gene encoding hydrogen gas-evolving membrane-bound hydrogenase subunit E has protein sequence MKQFLAFIFVIVVGGMIILSLHNNTLFTEFGNNNPSDHYSDSYIDRDVTENNDDVIFGESENLESGPANIVTAIVADYRSFDTLGEITVLFISSLGVALLLGGKKKERMDLHYTPNFMLRIGSRALFGIILMTGVFMAVHGHLTPGGGFPGGTMIASSLLLLYLANDTFRTKVKRFKLLESFAGMAYVAIGLAGLLIGGYFLENFLPTGTIGTVFSAGIIPIIYVLIGLKVGSEITGIIDNFLTEEAL, from the coding sequence ATGAAACAATTTTTAGCATTTATTTTTGTAATAGTTGTTGGTGGCATGATCATTCTGTCATTACATAATAATACGCTATTCACTGAATTTGGAAACAACAATCCATCCGATCATTATAGCGATAGTTATATCGATCGTGATGTAACTGAGAATAATGATGATGTCATCTTTGGTGAATCTGAGAATCTAGAAAGTGGACCAGCCAATATCGTTACTGCAATTGTGGCAGATTACCGTTCATTTGATACATTAGGGGAAATTACAGTACTCTTTATTAGTTCCTTAGGGGTGGCGTTATTACTTGGCGGTAAGAAAAAGGAACGTATGGATCTTCATTACACACCTAACTTTATGTTGCGTATTGGGTCACGGGCATTGTTTGGGATTATTTTAATGACAGGTGTGTTTATGGCTGTTCATGGACACTTAACACCTGGTGGTGGATTCCCTGGTGGGACAATGATTGCCAGTAGTTTGTTGTTATTATATCTAGCGAATGATACGTTTAGAACAAAAGTGAAACGGTTTAAATTATTAGAAAGCTTTGCTGGTATGGCGTATGTCGCTATTGGCCTTGCTGGATTATTAATCGGTGGGTACTTCTTAGAAAATTTCTTGCCAACAGGGACGATCGGTACAGTCTTTAGTGCCGGTATTATTCCAATTATATATGTGTTAATTGGTTTAAAAGTTGGTAGTGAAATTACCGGTATAATCGATAATTTCTTAACAGAGGAGGCGTTATAA
- the mnhG gene encoding monovalent cation/H(+) antiporter subunit G — MVIVSYIFMIIGGLFYLLGGLGILRMPDSFDRIQAGTKATTLGAFSLLIGIAIHHPDWWLKIGLIIIFIVLANPIGSSVLAKAAYRSFKKPSNLVVDELEELFGGETDA; from the coding sequence ATGGTAATCGTTAGTTATATATTTATGATCATCGGCGGTCTATTTTATCTTTTAGGTGGACTTGGTATTTTACGTATGCCCGATAGTTTTGATCGGATTCAGGCAGGAACGAAAGCAACGACCCTTGGAGCATTCTCATTGCTCATTGGGATTGCGATTCATCATCCTGACTGGTGGCTAAAGATTGGATTAATCATTATCTTCATCGTGCTTGCAAATCCAATTGGATCGAGTGTCTTAGCGAAAGCAGCATATCGTTCATTTAAAAAACCTAGTAACTTAGTAGTCGATGAACTAGAAGAATTATTTGGTGGTGAGACAGATGCTTAA
- a CDS encoding hydrogenase subunit MbhD domain-containing protein produces the protein MLNIIEIVLSVLLIGLAFIALNTQSLIKSVMLLSGISMLAVVAFVLLKAPDVAVTEAVIGSGLVTSLFVFTLLSFRKTGDVQ, from the coding sequence ATGCTTAATATCATTGAAATCGTGTTAAGTGTGTTGTTAATTGGACTCGCTTTTATTGCGTTAAATACACAGTCCTTAATTAAATCTGTCATGCTTCTATCAGGCATTAGTATGCTTGCAGTTGTTGCTTTTGTCTTATTAAAAGCACCAGATGTAGCGGTAACAGAGGCTGTTATTGGTAGTGGGCTTGTTACTAGTTTATTTGTCTTTACACTTTTATCGTTTAGAAAGACAGGTGATGTGCAATGA